In Paenibacillus sp. J23TS9, a single genomic region encodes these proteins:
- a CDS encoding helix-turn-helix domain-containing protein: MNAKEAALLLGVHYKTILNMINDGRLTATKNDSGDWVISESDLAAREQTIGDKEFATIYTHMAIQMIEKAHNRAINAAQEELIHVARSIIKVKENRNELNQHVKRLQNAVDAYKAADAFTLTIDSIKRQAEIENH; the protein is encoded by the coding sequence ATGAATGCTAAAGAAGCAGCGTTATTACTTGGGGTTCATTACAAAACGATCCTTAACATGATTAATGATGGGCGTTTGACCGCTACGAAAAACGACTCAGGAGATTGGGTCATCAGTGAGAGTGACCTGGCTGCTCGCGAGCAAACGATCGGTGATAAGGAGTTTGCAACGATATACACTCATATGGCAATACAAATGATTGAAAAAGCTCATAATCGCGCAATAAATGCAGCACAAGAAGAGCTAATTCACGTCGCCCGTTCAATTATTAAGGTAAAAGAGAATCGGAACGAGCTGAATCAACATGTAAAACGACTTCAAAATGCAGTAGATGCCTATAAAGCCGCTGATGCATTTACACTCACTATTGATTCCATCAAAAGGCAAGCGGAAATAGAAAATCACTAA
- a CDS encoding NAD(P)H-dependent oxidoreductase, with protein MNVLAIYTHPNHRSLSYAFLQKVIEGSSENAHITEVQVLDLYEEGFDPVLVFNENKRRRDMHIDPRLMKYRDQIRWADKIVFVYPIWWGRPPAMLLGYIDQMFASNFAYRDNGKLLPEGLLKGKSAVCISTMKGPPLYPLYWLGNAHKILMRKALLQYVGIRKMKFFEFGSMESPKGRHEQKLKRIFHYFKTIAQ; from the coding sequence ATGAATGTCTTGGCGATTTATACGCATCCGAATCATCGGAGTTTAAGTTATGCGTTTTTGCAAAAGGTCATTGAGGGGAGCAGCGAAAACGCGCATATCACGGAAGTCCAGGTGCTTGATTTATATGAAGAGGGCTTCGATCCGGTACTCGTCTTTAACGAGAACAAAAGGAGGAGGGATATGCATATCGATCCCCGGTTAATGAAATATCGCGACCAGATACGTTGGGCGGACAAAATCGTGTTCGTGTATCCGATCTGGTGGGGGAGGCCTCCCGCGATGCTTTTGGGGTATATCGATCAGATGTTTGCATCAAATTTTGCCTATCGTGACAACGGAAAGCTCTTGCCGGAGGGTCTGTTGAAAGGCAAATCCGCAGTATGCATTTCCACCATGAAAGGACCGCCCCTCTATCCCTTATATTGGCTTGGAAATGCGCATAAAATTCTGATGAGAAAAGCCCTGCTTCAATATGTAGGCATCCGCAAAATGAAATTTTTTGAATTCGGAAGCATGGAGAGCCCAAAAGGCAGGCATGAGCAGAAATTGAAGCGGATATTTCATTATTTTAAAACGATTGCCCAATAA
- a CDS encoding YhgE/Pip domain-containing protein: MVVLSPILALVIIFVFSLTLFPSVQPQPKNLPIAVVNEDQGVQIPNQPEMNMGQNIVKMMQKTSATANGEEPAVKWVMVNSLEEVQTGLDHQEYYAALVIPQDLSSKQASLRTSAPVSPEIQILINQGMNMAASTAAGQILNGVVDNINNTVRTQLLEGFKAQGAVLSVDQASLLVNPITKKVTNVHEIGTHSANGNAPVSLFQPLWMASLASSAIIFTAVKKVQARTRKGRLSVKIGQILTGAVIALVVGFGFTWIADGMVGLHIPNFTDTALFLTISSFSFFLLISAVISLLGFGGIAIFALLLFFGGPLLALAPEMMSPFYQDWVFSWLPMRFMVAGLREIFFFGQGLTWNGPLSVLVWIGLAGMVIILGTAFMPQLKKERTRELKQNMS, from the coding sequence ATGGTCGTTCTATCGCCCATCCTTGCTTTGGTTATCATTTTTGTCTTTTCATTGACTTTATTTCCATCGGTGCAGCCCCAGCCCAAAAATTTACCGATTGCGGTCGTGAACGAGGATCAGGGGGTTCAAATCCCAAACCAGCCGGAGATGAACATGGGACAGAATATCGTCAAAATGATGCAAAAAACATCAGCAACAGCGAATGGCGAAGAACCTGCGGTCAAGTGGGTGATGGTTAACAGCCTGGAAGAAGTTCAAACAGGACTCGACCATCAGGAGTACTACGCAGCCTTGGTTATTCCGCAGGATCTCAGTTCAAAACAGGCGTCCCTCAGGACTTCCGCCCCTGTTTCGCCGGAGATTCAAATTCTGATCAACCAGGGCATGAATATGGCGGCGTCAACGGCGGCGGGACAAATCCTGAACGGTGTCGTTGATAATATCAATAACACGGTCCGCACCCAGCTCCTCGAAGGATTCAAAGCTCAAGGAGCCGTACTGTCGGTCGATCAAGCTTCTCTTTTGGTGAACCCGATTACCAAGAAAGTCACGAACGTACACGAGATCGGCACCCATAGTGCCAACGGCAACGCGCCCGTGTCCTTGTTCCAACCTCTGTGGATGGCCAGCCTGGCAAGTTCCGCTATCATTTTCACAGCGGTCAAAAAAGTTCAAGCCCGCACGAGAAAGGGCCGTCTTTCCGTTAAAATAGGGCAGATTCTAACAGGAGCGGTCATCGCCCTCGTGGTGGGATTCGGTTTCACCTGGATCGCCGATGGAATGGTCGGTCTTCATATCCCGAATTTTACGGATACCGCTTTGTTCCTGACCATTTCGTCATTCAGCTTTTTCCTGCTGATTTCGGCCGTGATTTCGCTGTTGGGATTTGGCGGGATAGCGATCTTTGCATTACTGCTCTTCTTCGGCGGTCCACTGCTGGCTTTAGCGCCGGAAATGATGTCTCCTTTTTACCAGGACTGGGTTTTCTCTTGGCTTCCTATGAGATTCATGGTCGCAGGATTGCGGGAGATTTTCTTCTTCGGTCAAGGTTTGACCTGGAATGGGCCTCTTTCCGTTCTCGTGTGGATCGGACTCGCGGGCATGGTGATCATCTTGGGCACGGCTTTCATGCCGCAGCTTAAAAAGGAAAGAACACGGGAGTTAAAACAGAATATGAGTTAG
- a CDS encoding helix-turn-helix domain-containing protein, which translates to MRKSWFKRLLLSYMPIFVIVITFIFFVFFQLFSEQSRQEALNANKTLSLQAMRMVDTSLKVIDNMIVLESINSKPLNDFFKSSMTSDPYINIQTVQKLKEIINYYPLIDSIYLVRNSDGYVLSEATNGYISSYPDRNFIEQYQISKTPKWTGVRTFEQFKMKGSKQVVSLVRGSPYMKNDLGMIVVNVAADSLNRLTQDMLDSKVSFIQVKDALGKPLFGSPMDVPPSQVYSQYVSSYTNWKYDSGLLNSNFVSAVSYLYNLWFIVGLIMIAIGFIWMIYVSRRNSKPIEAIAARFSSYSLPVVGGGWWKGKPDEFAFIESAFDQILDQSKQYQEKYREDLHVRTRYMFRQLIEGDSSLTVSEWKSEAVRLNLPQPLDQFRILMIEIDKYGDFCKNYSKVDQDLLKFTLRTVVDEIASKWECQLWTEWTSSSNLSLMLFEERDHDRFENTVMFRVAEQLITWTHQNLKFTITIGVGGSTNQLGDIPKSYKGAMEALKYKIVLGENRLIQSEDISSQGIAEVYTHLGEIRSIIQSFRMLKEHWSDDYEKWFEQLKKSFLTNDEIFSLMNYLIYYIGREMSGMGKGIYNSWVQEGLPKLTVKVDNSYSLEQLRHETKQVLMDHYEMMKQLQDEKQYSNIIRDICRLIERDYANPDLSLEMLGDRFQLNAKYVSKLFKENTGQRFVDFLIDIRMKEAKRLLTETEYSVQEVAERVGYAHAISFTRVFKRTTGAAPGEYRTDQKAKRTGENDSAVENG; encoded by the coding sequence ATGCGAAAATCCTGGTTCAAGCGTCTATTGCTCTCCTATATGCCCATTTTTGTGATTGTGATTACGTTTATATTTTTTGTTTTCTTTCAGCTATTCAGCGAGCAGAGCCGGCAGGAGGCGCTAAATGCCAATAAAACGCTCTCCTTGCAAGCGATGCGTATGGTAGACACATCGCTGAAGGTGATCGACAATATGATCGTCCTCGAAAGCATCAACAGCAAGCCTTTGAACGATTTTTTCAAATCATCGATGACAAGTGATCCCTATATCAATATCCAAACCGTTCAGAAGCTCAAGGAAATCATTAATTACTATCCCTTGATCGATTCGATTTATCTGGTGAGAAATTCAGACGGTTATGTGCTCAGTGAAGCTACCAATGGATACATAAGCTCTTATCCGGATCGGAATTTTATCGAGCAATATCAAATATCGAAAACGCCCAAATGGACAGGGGTAAGGACTTTTGAACAATTTAAGATGAAAGGCAGCAAGCAGGTTGTCAGCCTGGTTAGAGGGTCGCCTTATATGAAAAACGACCTTGGCATGATTGTAGTCAATGTGGCTGCGGATTCCTTGAACAGGCTTACACAAGATATGTTGGATTCCAAAGTCAGCTTTATCCAGGTCAAGGATGCATTGGGAAAACCTTTGTTTGGCAGCCCCATGGATGTTCCGCCGTCTCAAGTGTATTCCCAGTATGTTTCAAGCTATACCAATTGGAAATATGATAGCGGCCTGTTGAACAGTAATTTTGTAAGCGCTGTCTCTTATCTTTATAACCTGTGGTTTATCGTCGGCCTTATCATGATCGCCATCGGATTCATCTGGATGATCTATGTTTCCAGACGGAATTCCAAGCCGATTGAGGCGATTGCCGCCCGGTTTAGCAGCTATTCTCTCCCGGTCGTCGGCGGAGGCTGGTGGAAAGGAAAACCGGATGAGTTTGCCTTTATTGAATCCGCATTTGACCAAATATTAGATCAGTCCAAGCAGTATCAGGAGAAGTACCGGGAGGATCTCCATGTACGAACCCGGTATATGTTCCGTCAGCTGATCGAAGGGGATTCTTCTCTGACCGTTTCCGAATGGAAATCTGAAGCTGTTCGACTAAACTTGCCGCAGCCGCTGGATCAATTCCGCATCCTAATGATTGAAATCGATAAGTATGGAGACTTCTGCAAAAATTATTCTAAGGTCGATCAGGATTTGTTGAAGTTCACTCTGCGGACTGTCGTGGATGAGATCGCTTCGAAATGGGAGTGCCAGCTTTGGACGGAATGGACATCTTCCTCCAACCTGTCACTCATGCTGTTTGAAGAACGGGATCATGACCGTTTCGAGAACACGGTGATGTTCCGTGTTGCGGAACAACTCATTACATGGACCCATCAAAATTTGAAGTTTACGATTACGATCGGCGTAGGCGGATCCACGAATCAGCTTGGCGATATTCCGAAATCGTATAAAGGAGCGATGGAAGCCTTAAAGTATAAAATTGTGCTCGGCGAGAACCGATTGATCCAAAGCGAGGATATTTCCAGCCAGGGCATCGCAGAAGTATATACGCATTTGGGCGAAATCCGTTCAATCATACAATCCTTCCGGATGCTTAAGGAGCATTGGAGCGACGATTACGAAAAATGGTTTGAGCAGTTAAAGAAAAGCTTCCTGACCAATGACGAAATATTTAGCCTGATGAATTACTTGATCTACTATATAGGACGCGAAATGTCGGGTATGGGCAAGGGGATTTACAACAGCTGGGTTCAGGAAGGATTGCCGAAGCTTACGGTAAAGGTGGACAATTCATACTCCTTGGAACAGCTGAGACATGAAACCAAGCAAGTGCTTATGGATCATTATGAAATGATGAAGCAGCTTCAGGATGAAAAGCAGTACTCCAATATCATCAGAGACATATGCAGACTAATCGAGAGGGATTACGCGAATCCGGATTTATCGCTTGAGATGCTCGGCGACCGATTTCAGCTGAACGCCAAATATGTAAGCAAATTGTTTAAAGAAAACACCGGACAAAGGTTTGTTGATTTTTTGATCGATATCCGAATGAAAGAAGCGAAGCGTCTACTGACGGAAACCGAATATTCTGTGCAGGAGGTTGCGGAACGGGTCGGATACGCTCATGCCATTTCGTTTACGCGGGTGTTCAAGAGAACGACCGGGGCTGCCCCGGGCGAATACCGGACGGACCAGAAGGCAAAGCGCACGGGTGAAAATGATTCAGCAGTAGAAAATGGTTAA
- a CDS encoding sugar ABC transporter permease: MPRLTSKLQTEPSLAPKNPVSLKAPPERRTGRTVGKKIKRHWQLYLVLLLPVLYLIIFKYIPMAGIVIAFKNYNVIKGIWGSDWAGLKYFHQFFDSPNFWLYIKNTLGISFYGLILGFPAPILLALALNEIRNGLFKKSVQMVSYAPYFISTVIMVSIIIVNLTPNVGMVSKFFEMLGVSNTNFMGIPGLFKSIYVWSDVWQFTGYGAIIYIAALSGVNPELYESAKVDGASRIQKILHIDIPSLIPVSVIMLILNLGNIMKLGFEKIYLMQNPLNLSTSEVISTYVYKVGLLGSSFSFSAAIGLFNSVINLILLVSVNYIARKLSSNSLW; this comes from the coding sequence ATGCCTAGACTGACCTCCAAGCTTCAAACCGAGCCAAGCCTGGCTCCGAAAAATCCCGTGTCCTTGAAAGCGCCGCCTGAACGAAGAACAGGAAGAACAGTAGGAAAAAAAATAAAGCGGCATTGGCAGTTATATCTCGTTCTGCTGCTGCCCGTCCTTTATTTGATTATTTTCAAATATATACCGATGGCTGGAATTGTAATCGCATTCAAAAATTATAACGTCATTAAAGGAATCTGGGGCAGCGACTGGGCCGGGCTGAAGTATTTCCACCAGTTCTTCGACTCGCCGAATTTCTGGCTCTACATCAAAAACACGCTCGGCATTAGTTTTTACGGTTTGATTCTAGGCTTTCCTGCACCTATTTTATTGGCATTGGCACTAAACGAGATTCGCAACGGTCTTTTCAAAAAGAGCGTGCAGATGGTATCTTACGCCCCTTATTTTATTTCTACGGTCATTATGGTATCGATCATTATCGTCAACCTGACGCCAAACGTAGGGATGGTCAGCAAATTTTTCGAGATGCTCGGCGTGAGCAATACGAATTTCATGGGCATTCCTGGCCTGTTTAAATCTATTTATGTATGGTCTGATGTTTGGCAGTTTACGGGATATGGCGCGATTATCTACATTGCAGCGCTTTCCGGCGTCAACCCTGAACTGTATGAATCGGCCAAGGTGGACGGCGCATCCCGCATCCAAAAGATCCTGCATATCGATATTCCGAGCCTCATCCCTGTGTCGGTCATCATGCTGATTCTCAACCTGGGCAACATCATGAAATTAGGCTTTGAAAAAATATACCTGATGCAAAATCCGCTTAACCTAAGCACTTCGGAAGTCATATCCACTTATGTTTATAAGGTTGGTTTGCTTGGGTCCAGCTTCAGCTTCTCGGCGGCGATCGGTCTCTTCAACTCGGTCATCAACCTGATCCTGCTCGTGTCTGTAAATTATATTGCCAGAAAGCTGTCTAGCAATAGCTTGTGGTAG
- a CDS encoding carbohydrate ABC transporter permease — protein MSKGTAIRESKGDRLFVFFIYLFLSLVLVIVAVPLIYILSSSVSSPQAVVSGKVWLFPVDFTLDGYKAVFHNPQIGVGYLNSLFYTVVGTVINVALTIMLGYPLAKKTLYGRNFFMVLLVITMMFDGGLIPYYLVVKDLHLLDTRWAMILPGALGVFQVIVARTFFQTTIPDELAEAAELDGCSDIRFIFSIVLPLSKPIIAVMTLMYAVGHWNAYFDALIFLRKPDLFPLQIILRNILILNTVDASMMANVSQVQAQQGLKDLLKYSLIVVASAPVLIIYPFVQKHFVKGVMIGSLKG, from the coding sequence ATGTCTAAAGGAACCGCTATACGTGAGTCCAAAGGTGATCGCCTATTTGTCTTCTTCATCTATCTGTTTTTGTCACTGGTCCTGGTTATTGTGGCAGTGCCGCTGATCTACATCTTAAGCTCATCCGTCAGTTCGCCCCAAGCCGTTGTATCGGGCAAGGTATGGCTGTTTCCCGTGGATTTTACGCTGGATGGCTATAAGGCGGTTTTTCATAATCCGCAAATTGGCGTCGGTTATTTGAATTCCCTCTTTTATACCGTCGTCGGCACGGTCATTAACGTGGCATTAACAATCATGCTTGGTTACCCGCTGGCTAAGAAGACGCTTTACGGCCGTAATTTTTTTATGGTTCTGCTCGTGATTACGATGATGTTTGACGGGGGGCTGATTCCTTATTATCTCGTCGTTAAAGATCTCCATCTGCTGGATACACGCTGGGCCATGATTTTGCCGGGGGCGCTGGGAGTATTTCAGGTTATCGTTGCAAGGACTTTTTTCCAAACCACGATTCCAGATGAATTGGCGGAAGCCGCGGAACTGGATGGATGCAGCGATATACGGTTCATCTTCAGCATCGTCCTGCCACTGTCCAAACCGATCATTGCGGTCATGACATTGATGTACGCAGTCGGCCATTGGAACGCCTATTTTGATGCGCTGATCTTTTTGCGAAAACCTGACTTGTTCCCGCTTCAAATCATTCTCCGCAATATACTCATTCTGAACACGGTCGATGCATCCATGATGGCGAATGTGAGCCAGGTGCAGGCGCAGCAGGGGCTTAAGGATTTGCTGAAATATTCACTGATTGTCGTTGCCAGTGCGCCAGTGCTCATCATTTATCCATTTGTGCAGAAACATTTCGTCAAAGGTGTCATGATTGGCTCACTGAAGGGCTGA
- a CDS encoding TetR/AcrR family transcriptional regulator, translating to MDHELKKDRRKIRTKKLIRQALLELTAEKGLSRISVMDLAERAEINRGTFYLHYHDVADLVDQLKQEIFEGIKLIAVGLNPMEVKLYAERGEPYPTLLRILEYLLSHADYLRVMLSPNGDLQLPIQLKELMSQQMLQQFELQKSTESASIVAWDYFLAFTASANIGLLTHWMSRGNDITTRELASMMTQILSRGPLETLMRGVGNKL from the coding sequence GTGGATCATGAATTGAAGAAGGATAGACGTAAGATCCGAACGAAGAAACTGATCCGACAGGCTCTGCTCGAGTTAACAGCAGAAAAGGGACTGAGCCGGATCAGCGTCATGGACCTGGCGGAACGGGCTGAGATTAACCGCGGTACGTTTTATCTGCATTATCATGATGTCGCGGACCTCGTAGACCAGTTGAAGCAGGAGATTTTCGAAGGGATAAAACTCATTGCAGTCGGCCTCAATCCGATGGAAGTAAAACTGTATGCGGAGCGCGGAGAGCCCTATCCAACGCTTCTTAGGATATTGGAATATCTTTTATCGCACGCGGATTACTTGCGTGTCATGCTCAGCCCTAATGGCGATCTGCAGCTTCCGATTCAGCTTAAAGAATTGATGTCGCAGCAGATGCTGCAGCAATTCGAATTGCAAAAATCAACAGAATCTGCGTCGATCGTCGCATGGGATTACTTTTTGGCTTTTACCGCCTCGGCCAATATCGGGCTATTAACGCACTGGATGTCCCGCGGGAACGATATAACGACCCGGGAGCTTGCCTCGATGATGACTCAAATTTTGAGCCGGGGTCCTTTGGAAACGCTGATGCGGGGAGTAGGAAATAAGTTATGA
- a CDS encoding MarR family winged helix-turn-helix transcriptional regulator, whose amino-acid sequence MDKETLFQKFVTFTTAVHEVTHELTKGIKPDDITPVQYSILEYIAVSQPVTLSEISDCKDISMPNTSREIKKLTEKNLCEKYSDDEDRRKQLIRLSEAGQTLMDGAFQRIGGRFLDRIKDASPEELADIEHALDVLQSKVFY is encoded by the coding sequence ATGGATAAAGAAACCTTGTTTCAAAAATTCGTGACTTTTACGACGGCCGTGCATGAAGTGACACATGAATTGACCAAAGGCATCAAGCCGGATGACATTACGCCCGTTCAATATAGCATTCTAGAGTATATCGCCGTAAGCCAGCCGGTTACCCTTAGCGAAATTAGCGACTGTAAGGATATTTCCATGCCGAATACGAGCCGTGAGATTAAGAAGTTAACCGAAAAAAACTTATGCGAGAAATATAGCGATGACGAAGACCGCCGCAAGCAATTGATCCGTCTCTCCGAAGCTGGTCAGACCCTGATGGACGGCGCTTTTCAACGCATCGGCGGGCGCTTTCTGGATCGAATCAAAGACGCTTCCCCGGAAGAATTGGCGGACATCGAACATGCATTGGACGTGCTTCAAAGCAAAGTGTTTTATTGA
- a CDS encoding ABC transporter substrate-binding protein: protein MHKSSMKKTWLGTISCLMICMLLLSACGGTKAADPNSSGDQANNQTAEKTDNKAAEEDVFTPVGSYPIVKKPMTIKMFAPQFATIENMDTNLFTKYLEDKTNIKIAWDLVPDNALNDRKQLMLASGDYPEVILHGGLTKEEQMKYGQQGVFIPLNDLIEQYAPNIKKAMQDISYMKASITAPDGNIYALPQVNECYHCDNALKMWINKKWLDKLGLSVPTTTDEFYNVLKAFKEKDPNGNGKNDEIPLTGSDEMWAGNVSAFLMNSFILDDYVDKDSGTFLRDVDGKVDFTANKEEWKQGLIYLNKLYKEGLIDPAAFTQNADAVQQMANREPDNIMGTLSTALISYAYSMDDKAPRHKDYVAVPPLKGPNGVQQTLNFAGIGNSQFAITNKATKEQQIAAIRLADYLYTEEAILLEENGPEGPGWRKAKPGEMDMNGQQAKYTAIPATEKKPTHNDGWEQIGPSLRTYAYRASWTSPQDPLAPDGYGTRLNQVSKEYEPFHSKEQYPNGLFIALEDAEIAAQIKTTLVGYVKSNMAQFITGSKDINKEWDSYVKGLDGMQLSQYLDIYQKALDAKK from the coding sequence ATGCACAAAAGCTCTATGAAAAAAACCTGGCTAGGCACCATCAGCTGTCTGATGATTTGCATGCTTCTTCTTAGCGCCTGCGGCGGAACCAAAGCGGCCGATCCGAATTCTTCCGGTGATCAGGCAAACAACCAGACTGCTGAGAAAACAGACAATAAGGCCGCAGAGGAGGATGTGTTTACACCCGTCGGCTCCTATCCAATCGTGAAGAAGCCGATGACCATCAAAATGTTTGCGCCTCAGTTCGCGACGATTGAAAATATGGATACGAACTTATTCACCAAATATCTTGAAGACAAGACGAATATCAAAATCGCCTGGGATCTGGTACCCGATAACGCTTTGAATGACCGCAAGCAATTAATGCTGGCCAGCGGTGATTATCCGGAAGTCATTCTTCATGGGGGGTTGACCAAAGAAGAGCAGATGAAGTACGGGCAACAAGGGGTGTTTATCCCGCTGAATGATTTAATAGAACAATATGCTCCGAATATTAAGAAAGCTATGCAGGATATTTCCTACATGAAAGCTTCGATTACGGCTCCAGACGGCAACATCTATGCTCTGCCGCAGGTCAATGAATGCTATCATTGCGATAATGCGCTCAAAATGTGGATTAACAAAAAATGGCTTGATAAATTAGGACTGTCTGTTCCAACAACAACCGACGAATTTTATAATGTTCTGAAGGCATTCAAAGAGAAAGATCCGAATGGAAACGGCAAAAACGATGAAATCCCGCTAACGGGCTCGGATGAAATGTGGGCGGGCAACGTCTCGGCCTTCCTGATGAACTCATTCATCCTCGATGATTATGTGGATAAAGATTCAGGAACGTTCCTCCGCGATGTCGATGGCAAAGTCGACTTTACGGCCAATAAAGAAGAATGGAAACAAGGCCTCATTTATTTGAACAAATTGTACAAAGAGGGATTAATCGATCCGGCGGCCTTCACGCAAAATGCCGACGCCGTTCAGCAAATGGCCAACCGTGAGCCGGATAACATCATGGGGACGCTCTCAACTGCATTGATCAGTTATGCGTACAGCATGGATGATAAAGCTCCGCGCCATAAGGACTACGTTGCCGTGCCGCCGCTGAAAGGCCCGAATGGCGTGCAGCAGACGCTGAATTTTGCAGGAATCGGAAATTCGCAATTTGCAATTACGAACAAAGCAACGAAAGAACAGCAGATTGCAGCCATTCGGTTAGCGGATTATTTATACACAGAAGAAGCGATCCTTTTGGAGGAAAACGGCCCCGAAGGACCTGGGTGGAGGAAGGCGAAGCCTGGTGAAATGGATATGAATGGACAGCAGGCCAAATATACGGCAATTCCGGCAACGGAGAAGAAGCCGACTCATAACGATGGATGGGAGCAGATCGGTCCATCGCTCAGAACATATGCTTACCGCGCATCTTGGACGTCTCCTCAGGACCCGCTCGCTCCGGACGGATACGGTACCCGCCTGAACCAGGTTTCCAAGGAGTATGAACCGTTCCATTCCAAGGAGCAATATCCAAACGGGCTGTTCATAGCGCTTGAAGATGCCGAGATCGCTGCACAGATCAAGACGACGCTTGTTGGTTATGTGAAATCCAATATGGCCCAGTTTATTACAGGCTCCAAAGACATCAACAAAGAATGGGACTCCTATGTAAAAGGGCTTGATGGTATGCAGCTGAGCCAGTACTTGGATATCTATCAAAAAGCATTGGATGCCAAAAAATAA
- a CDS encoding alpha-L-fucosidase — translation MLAKPSPQQLTWQEYELGMFCHFGMNTFCDQEWGEGTDSPELFNPDEFDARQWARTAKRAGFKYLVLTAKHHDGFCLWPTRTTDYSVKSSPWKDGNGDVVREVADACREEGLKFGLYLSPWDRHEPCYPDKEAYDDFYADQLTELLTGYGPLVEVWFDGAGSQGREYDWTRIIGLVDKYQPDAMVFNMGRPTIRWVGNEDGVAPYPCWNTATTARESMFTSDMLTWMEGTPAWVPAECDVPIRKRHWFWHPDDEASLRSLEEVLELYYRSVGHGATLLLNVSPDNRGLLPDVDVTRVIEFGDEIRRRFGQSIGQTNGEGNELLLSLERIQPVNHVILMEDIVQGERIREYVLEAYSKGDWKELARGSAIGHKKIDRFDAIETDLLRVTFLSSVEKPMIRCFAAYCVE, via the coding sequence ATGTTAGCAAAACCATCTCCGCAGCAGCTGACATGGCAGGAATATGAACTGGGCATGTTTTGCCATTTTGGCATGAACACGTTTTGCGATCAGGAATGGGGGGAAGGAACGGATTCCCCAGAGCTCTTTAATCCAGATGAATTTGATGCCCGTCAATGGGCTAGGACGGCGAAACGCGCCGGCTTCAAGTATTTGGTTTTGACTGCAAAACATCATGACGGCTTCTGTCTGTGGCCGACTCGAACGACCGATTATTCCGTGAAGTCCAGTCCATGGAAAGACGGCAACGGGGATGTTGTTCGTGAGGTTGCCGATGCCTGCAGGGAGGAAGGGCTTAAGTTTGGGCTGTATCTGTCTCCATGGGACCGGCATGAACCCTGCTATCCGGATAAGGAGGCTTATGATGATTTTTACGCTGATCAATTAACGGAGCTTCTGACAGGGTATGGACCACTTGTCGAAGTATGGTTCGATGGGGCCGGTTCTCAAGGCAGAGAATATGATTGGACCCGAATCATCGGGCTGGTGGACAAATATCAGCCAGACGCGATGGTCTTTAACATGGGACGTCCGACGATCCGCTGGGTAGGGAATGAAGATGGCGTTGCTCCTTACCCGTGCTGGAATACGGCGACCACGGCAAGGGAGAGCATGTTTACCAGCGATATGCTGACTTGGATGGAAGGGACTCCCGCCTGGGTACCGGCCGAATGCGATGTCCCGATACGCAAACGTCACTGGTTCTGGCATCCTGACGATGAAGCAAGCTTAAGAAGCCTTGAGGAAGTGTTGGAGCTCTATTACCGTTCGGTTGGCCATGGCGCTACGCTGCTCTTGAATGTATCCCCGGATAACCGTGGGCTGCTGCCTGATGTTGACGTGACACGGGTCATCGAATTCGGGGATGAAATCCGCCGCAGATTCGGACAATCTATTGGCCAGACGAATGGAGAAGGAAACGAATTGCTGCTGAGCCTAGAACGCATCCAGCCAGTGAATCACGTGATACTCATGGAGGATATCGTCCAAGGGGAGCGTATACGCGAATACGTTCTTGAAGCTTACAGCAAAGGCGATTGGAAAGAGCTAGCACGGGGAAGCGCAATAGGGCATAAAAAAATAGACCGGTTTGACGCTATCGAAACCGATCTGTTGCGTGTAACTTTCCTATCCAGCGTGGAGAAGCCCATGATCCGATGTTTTGCTGCATACTGCGTGGAATGA